In one Anthonomus grandis grandis unplaced genomic scaffold, icAntGran1.3 ctg00000286.1, whole genome shotgun sequence genomic region, the following are encoded:
- the LOC126749536 gene encoding uncharacterized protein LOC126749536, protein MSSWTRAAGCGRSGYAPENLNKELVVRYCNQILGILMDCLDYNNLGNESELILESLQSFSKLLNSLPGYKFSSFQVTGAVRIKLLFSQEDPRLRRSSIQLLGDLATSFGQETNLEAFKDRVRSKGTSSLYSCIYALQTCILSRPVKVQCRRLALIWIFRRYTA, encoded by the exons ATGTCCAGCTGGACCAGAGCTGCTGGGTGCGGAAGGTCGGGGTATGCCCCGGAGAATTTGAATAAGGAGCTCGTGGTGCGGTACTGCAATCAGATACTGGGCATTTTAATGGACTGTTTGGATTATAACAATTTGGG GAACGAAAGCGAGCTGATCCTGGAGTCCCTGCAATCCTTCTCGAAACTCCTGAACAGTTTGCCAGGGTACAAATTCAGTTCCTTTCAAGTTACCGGAGCAGTGAGGATCAAGTTGCTATTCAGTCAAGAGGATCCACGTCTAAGGAGATCCTCGATCCAGTTATTAGGAGATCTGGCAACATCCTTTGGCCAGGAGACCAATTTGGAGGCATTCAAGGATCGAGTGAGATCCAAGGGAACCTCATCACTTTACTCTTGCATCTATGCGCTCCAGACGTGTATATTGTCAAG GCCTGTAAAAGTACAATGCAGAAGGTTGGCCCTTATCTGGATTTTCCGGAGGTATACCGCATGA
- the LOC126749533 gene encoding uncharacterized protein LOC126749533 — translation MSRRKTKQSSEDVDPNEIEILELKHARKVITDRLNRFVEFLYQEREKDILNLDEFQIECRLKSVEEDFSEFDKTQTRLEFLDSTEIDYRLDTESCFYNQISQAKKLISLAQTALTQQKLASDPRYLATEAAAAASSSQAGVRVVANSKIPDFALPSFHGNYESWYSFKDVFSSIVGNKQDISDIDKLLILKSCCKDDAKKLIDSVELTSDNYTIAFELLMKRYENRRAIINTHVNKILFDLPNVQKESSFHLRKLLDTLHQHLAALEKLKLPVRQWDVLLIPIIVQKLDDRTKREWENKQTEQLPTLEQLKEFLTKKCFTLEAVQVTDTQKSFNTQNKNSYNQNSQHKVAQKYLQKGNRLVSCPNTQFQDNNYSNDNNNSASKFNQTNQYSGKFGQHFSCFICKQNHPIFTCPIFINLPISEKYAEINKNKLCSNCLRPGHLKVNCLSRGCKICNRRHNTSLHTNENQIQNKNMTLLAQTYPQQHANFSNNPQDDSGNRSIYTPGITRSDNAPRVFAQNSNPNFRQIQHNEAPRGQGLLEPEIKNNREVSNTKVNVENPHELTDNNQRMFTYTTLSTNQVLLSTSSVLIQDSQNKWIKCNALLDSGSQCNLMSQSLFNELNLKSERIDIPLSGINQIETKITSRTKTTIKSRFNSFKMDVQFLVLPQITEKLPIFKFEKSEIQYPRHLDLADEQFNTPKQIDLLLGAGIYFDLLQEGIIRLGKNMPILKETVLGWILTGNLNLNTDMYQRQVCNVATKISNKQLQDSLLKFWQIEELEAKNILSKNEQFCEEYFKNTTKRNEDGSFIVKYPFLEEDKDRLGNSKITALKRFNSLEKRLNRNETLRNQYIEFMENYESLGHMTLKGTLDTDNSIDNRSYFLPHTAVLRDSSLTTKCRVVFDASAKTNTDISLNDIILAGPTIQEDLFSILLRLRLRKHVLSADIKMMYRCVQIDSTERSYQQILWRKDSKEKIKVFELNTVTYGTSSAPFQATRCLHELSSQYKDKYPRTSEIILLFHDQKELKTLGIKWDPNEDVLKYAVTPYTNENKITKRNILSTIAQIFDPLGLIGPSIIKAKLIMQQLWHLKIDWDEDIPNDLKTAWLEFILQIDYLNKIRIPRQVLLTGIKNLELYGFCDSSEKAYGACVYVGSMNNNKNQIRLLTAKSRVAPLKKQSLPRLELLAAHLLAELIHKLQNILDMNISKITYFSDSTIVLSWLRIEPCHLKTFVANRVARITQISDVERWRHVRSKDNAADIISRGLNPKELSENYIWFNGPEFLKNNNVIEIPYLDNSDELPDLKLTLLLARETNTGKIDIDIFERFSSFIKLLRVFAYILRFKDRVLNKVTQSSIELTVTELTESQQKLIKLAQSESFPEEISRLNIGKTLNKNSKILSLRPFLDQHKIVRVGGRLSKSEITFNQRHPIILPYKHKLTDLIILDQHTKYLHAGTQNLLSIIRLTYWPINGKNAVKRIVKSCLKCYRNNPKPCKFLMGDLPSARVNPSRPFSNCGVDYAGPIYVKEGTLRRSKIVKTYLCIFVCFSTKAIHIELARDLTTPSFLNCLKRLCSRRGKPSDIFSDNGLNFIGANNQFLELYNTLNDCKHNETVSRFLSGDKIKWHFIPARSAHMGGLWEAAVKSVKFHLKRVIGDASLTYEEMYTVLVQIEACLNSRPLTPISTDPNDFQPLTPSHFLIGDSLASLPEENITDLQMTRLSRYQHMQQLYQQFWVRWSRDYLCQLQTRSKWKTDQDNSLKVGALVVLMDDNWPPLKWTMARIVDIHKGADNIVRVVSVRLPNGTVSKRAINKVCLLPIE, via the exons atGTCTCGTAGAAAAACAAAACAGTCATCAGAGGATGTTGATCCTaatgaaattgaaatattagaattaaaacACGCAAGAAAAGTTATCACGGATAGATTAAACAGATTCGTGGAATTTTTATATCAGGAACGCGAAAAAGACATTCTAAATTTAGATGAATTTCAAATCGAATGTCGGCTAAAAAGTGTCGAAGAGGATTTCTCTGAATTTGACAAAACTCAAACACGCCTAGAGTTTCTAGATTCAACAGAAATAGATTATCGCTTAGATACAGAATCATGTTTTTACAATCAAATTTCCCAAGCCAAAAAACTTATTTCTTTAGCTCAAACTGCGCTTACACAGCAAAAATTAGCATCCGATCCGCGTTATTTGGCGACGGAGGCAGCGGCAGCGGCTTCATCGTCACAAGCAGGCGTTCGCGTTGTTGCCAATAGTAAGATTCCGGATTTTGCTCTTCCTTCTTTTCACGGTAATTATGAGTCGTGGTATAGCTTTAAAGACGTTTTCTCTTCGATCGTAGGTAACAAGCAGGATATTAGTGACATCgacaaattgttaattttaaaatcatgctGTAAAGACGACGCGAAAAAATTAATCGATTCAGTTGAGCTAACCTCAGATAATTATACTATCGCCTTTGAATTATTGATGAAGCGATATGAAAATCGTAGAGCAATAATCAACACGCacgtaaataaaatactatttgaCCTCCCAAACGTACAAAAGGAATCATCCTTTCATCTACGAAAATTGTTGGATACATTACACCAACATTTAGCCGcgttggaaaaattaaaacttcctGTGAGACAGTGGGACGTTCTTCTAATTCCAATCATAGTGCAAAAATTAGACGATCGTACTAAGCGAGAGTGGGAAAACAAACAGACCGAACAACTACCAACTTTAGaacaattaaaagaatttttaaccaaaaaatgtttCACGCTAGAAGCTGTTCAAGTAACAGACactcaaaaatcatttaatacgcaaaataaaaattcgtaCAATCAAAATTCTCAACATAAAgttgcacaaaaatatttacaaaagggTAACAGACTAGTTTCTTGTCCTAATACCCAATTTCAAGATAACAATTACTCGAACGACAATAATAACTCGGCTTCTAAATTTAATCAAACAAATCAATACTCCGGCAAATTTGGTCAACATTTTTCTTGTttcatttgtaaacaaaatcaTCCTATTTTTACATGTccaattttcataaatcttCCAATCTCAGAAAAATATGctgagataaataaaaataaactctgTAGTAACTGTTTAAGGCCAGGACATTTAAAGGTAAATTGTTTATCAAGAGGATGCAAAATATGCAATCGTAGGCATAATACTTCTTTGCATACTAATGAAAATCagatccaaaataaaaatatgactttGCTCGCTCAAACGTATCCTCAGCAACACGCTAACTTCTCAAATAATCCTCAAGATGATAGTGGCAATCGCTCAATTTATACTCCAGGCATAACACGGAGCGATAACGCACCTCGCGTTTTTGCACAGAATTCAAATCCAAATTTTAGACAAATTCAGCATAATGAAGCGCCGCGAGGTCAGGGTTTATTGGAAccggaaataaaaaataatcgcGAAGTTTCAAATACAAAAGTGAACGTTGAAAACCCACACGAACTAACTGATAATAATCAAAGAATGTTTACGTACACCACTTTAAGTACAAATCAAGTACTGCTTTCGACTTCATCTGTTTTGATTCAAGATAGTCAAAATAAATGGATAAAATGTAACGCGCTATTAGACTCGGGATCGCAGTGTAATTTGATGAGTCaatctttatttaatgaattaaatttaaaaagcgaACGAATTGACATTCCTTTATCGGGAATTAACCaaatagaaactaaaattaCTAGTAGaacaaaaacaacaattaaGTCACGATTTAATAGCTTTAAAATGGATGTACAATTCTTAGTCTTGCCgcaaataactgaaaaattaccgatatttaaatttgaaaaatcggaaataCAATACCCGAGACATCTTGATTTAGCTGATGAGCAATTCAATACACCAAAACAAATAGACTTGTTATTAGGAGCaggtatttattttgatttgctACAAGAGGGTATTATAAGATTAGGTAAAAACATGccaattttaaaagaaacgGTTTTAGGATGGATATTAACGgggaatttaaatttaaatactgatatGTACCAAAGGCAAGTGTGTAATGTAGCTACAAAGATTTCAAATAAACAATTACAAGACTCTTTACTTAAATTTTGGCAAATTGAAGAGCTagaagcaaaaaatatattatcaaaaaacgAACAGTTCTgcgaagaatattttaaaaataccacgaAACGAAATGAAGACGGTtcatttatagtaaaatatCCATTTCTAGAAGAAGATAAAGATAGGTTGGGAAACTCGAAAATTACAGcgttaaaaagatttaatagcttagaaaaaagattaaatagaAACGAAACACTAAGAAATCAATATATTGAGTTTATGGAAAATTATGAATCGTTAGGGCATATGACGCTAAAGGGCACATTAGACACAGATAATTCAATTGATAATCGTTCATATTTTTTACCGCATACAGCGGTTCTTAGGGATTCATCGCTGACGACAAAATGTCGCGTTGTTTTTGACGCCAGTGCGAAAACAAATACGGATATCTCATTAAATGACATCATATTAGCAGGGCCTACAATACAAGAAGATCTTTTTTCTATACTTTTAAGATTACGCCTTAGAAAACATGTTTTAAGCGCTGACATTAAAATGATGTACAGATGTGTTCAAATTGATTCAACTGAGCGTAGTTATCAACAAATTTTATGGCGTAAGGattccaaagaaaaaattaaagtatttgaatTAAACACTGTCACATACGGCACCTCGAGTGCACCCTTTCAAGCGACGCGTTGTTTACATGAACTATCATCACAATATAAAGACAAGTATCCTCGTACTTCAGAAATTATAC ttttgtttcatGACCAAAAGGAACTAAAAACCTTGGGAATCAAGTGGGATCCTAATGaggatgttttaaaatatgcgGTTACACCTTACAcgaatgaaaataaaatcactAAACGTAATATTTTATCAACCATTGCGCAGATTTTCGACCCCCTTGGGTTAATAGGTCCGTCAATCATTAAAGCTAAACTAATTATGCAGCAACTTTGGCATTTAAAGATTGATTGGGACGAAGATATACCGAATGACTTAAAAACAGCTTGGTTGGAATTTATCCTACAAATCGATTATCTTAACAAAATAAGAATTCCTAGACAAGTGTTATTAACAGGTATAAAAAATCTAGAATTGTACGGATTCTGTGACAGCTCAGAAAAAGCATACGGTGCGTGTGTATATGTAGGatcaatgaataataataaaaaccaaattagaCTTTTAACAGCAAAATCTCGTGTAGCACCTCTCAAAAAACAATCATTACCTCGTCTCGAACTATTAGCAGCACATCTACTAGCGGAATTAATTCacaaattgcaaaatattttagacatgaACATTTCCAAAATAACTTACTTTAGCGACTCAACAATTGTACTTTCGTGGTTAAGAATTGAACCATGTCATCTTAAAACGTTCGTAGCAAATAGAGTAGCAAGAATTACACAGATTTCTGACGTCGAAAGGTGGAGACATGTAAGAAGCAAAGACAATGCTGCAGATATTATATCGCGAGGACTTAATCCTAAGGAACTTTCAGAAAATTACATCTGGTTTAACGGGccagaatttcttaaaaacaataatgttaTCGAAATTCCTTATTTGGACAATTCAGATGAATTACCGGATTTAAAGTTAACATTGTTATTAGCTCGAGAAACAAATACGGGTAAAATCGATATCgatatttttgaaagattttccAGTTTCATTAAGTTGCTACGAGTATTTGCTTATATACTAAGATTCAAAGATCGAGTATTAAACAAAGTAACTCAATCGTCTATTGAGTTAACAGTAACCGAACTTACCGAATCTCAacaaaaactaatcaaattagCTCAAAGTGAATCATTCCCGGAAGAAATATCAAGACTGAACATTggtaaaactctaaataaaaatagtaaaattttaagtttgcgACCTTTTCTTGATCAACATAAAATCGTAAGAGTAGGTGGTAGATTAAGTAAATCTGAAATAACTTTCAATCAAAGACACCCCATAATTTTGCCTTACAAACACAAACTTACCGATCTAATCATTTTAGACCAACACACAAAGTATTTACACGCAGGGACTCAGAATTTGCTTTCCATAATTAGGTTGACTTACTGGCCTATTAACGGTAAAAATGCCGTTAAAAGAATCGTCAAATCATGCCTAAAATGCTACAGAAATAATCCTAAACCGTGTAAATTTCTAATGGGAGATTTACCAAGTGCAAGAGTAAATCCCAGTAGACCGTTTTCGAATTGCGGTGTCGATTATGCGGGACCTATTTATGTAAAAGAAGGCACATTGAGAAGaagtaaaattgtaaaaacatatttatgtatatttgtgTGTTTCTCTACCAAAGCAATTCATATTGAATTAGCTAGAGATTTGACAACGccaagttttttaaattgtttaaaaaggtTGTGTTCACGCCGCGGAAAACCGAGCGACATTTTTTCCGACAATGGGTTAAATTTTATAGGAGCAAACAATCAATTCTTAGAGTTATATAATACGTTAAATGATTGCAAACATAATGAAACAGTATCACGTTTTTTGTCAGGGGATAAAATAAAGTGGCATTTTATTCCTGCGCGGTCAGCACATATGGGCGGACTTTGGGAAGCCGCAGTTAAATCagtcaaatttcatttaaagcgAGTTATTGGCGACGCTTCTTTGACGTATGAAGAAATGTATACTGTTCTGGTACAAATAGAAGCCTGCCTAAACTCACGTCCTTTAACGCCTATATCAACAGATCCAAATGATTTCCAACCCTTAACTCCCTcgcattttttaattggcgaCTCACTAGCCAGTCTACCAGAAGAAAATATAACCGATCTTCAGATGACCAGACTGTCCCGTTACCAGCATATGCAGCAGCTTTACCAGCAGTTCTGGGTGCGGTGGTCTAGGGACTATCTTTGTCAATTACAAACACGATCCAAGTGGAAGACGGATCAAGACAATTCCTTGAAAGTTGGTGCGTTAGTGGTACTAATGGACGACAATTGGCCGCCATTAAAATGGACAATGGCTCGAATTGTTGACATACATAAAGGTGCTGATAACATTGTGCGGGTAGTATCGGTGCGTTTGCCTAACGGTACGGTTTCTAAACGTGCAATAAACAAAGTATGCTTATTGCCCATTGAATAG